The Eublepharis macularius isolate TG4126 chromosome 3, MPM_Emac_v1.0, whole genome shotgun sequence genome has a window encoding:
- the LOC129326127 gene encoding sialidase-3-like: MAKTQVGSSAKETLFRQEAPGGITYRIPALLFLPDKSLFLAFAEERSSPRDGHVKFLVMRRGQKEGKSVQWGPKEPLTTALLPGHRTMNPCPVYEKTSGQVFLFFICVRRHISEWHQIMSRKNAARLCFVSSQDGGYTWSQLTDLTDQVIGHDLRNWATFAVGPGHGLQMSCGRLVIPAYAYYMHWSFFAPSSVNNIKPHCFIFYSDDHGKNWAWGRLLKSLQTIECQVAELTSQDNHRVLYCNARSPDKYRAEAFSVDYGTQFEESFLCKELPETGNGCQGSVVSFTPVLQPSEPGRRENTTALKTTKSWMVFSHPASRHERVNLGIYLNTSPLVKGNWKDPWVLYEGPSGYSDLAVCEEGQSLLFGCLFECGVSREYEEIAFQLFTDVDLLRNVKEG, translated from the exons ATGGCTAAAACTCAGGTGGGTTCTTCTGCGAAGGAGACTCTCTTCCGCCAAGAAGCGCCCGGGGGCATCACCTATAGAATTCCAGCCCTGCTGTTCTTGCCTGACAAGTCCCTCTTCCTGGCCTTTGCAGAAGAGCGCTCCTCACCCAGAGACGGACATGTCAAGTTCCTGGTGATGAGACGGGGGCAGAAGGAAGGAAAGTCTGTCCAG TGGGGCCCTAAAGAGCCTCTGACGACAGCCTTGCTGCCTGGTCACCGCACCATGAACCCATGCCCGGTATATGAGAAAACGAGCGGCCAAGTTTTCCTGTTTTTTATCTGTGTGCGGAGACACATCTCAGAATGGCATCAGATCATGTCGAGGAAGAACGCAGCCAGGCTGTGCTTTGTCTCTAGCCAAGATGGCGGCTACACATGGAGCCAGTTGACTGATTTGACCGATCAAGTGATTGGACATGACTTGAGAAACTGGGCCACGTTTGCTGTTGGGCCTGGCCACGGATTGCAGATGAGCTGCGGGCGCCTGGTGATTCCTGCATATGCCTACTACATGCACTGGAGTTTCTTTGCCCCCTCTTCTGTTAATAACATAAAACcacattgttttattttctacAGTGATGACCACGGGAAGAACTGGGCATGGGGCCGGCTCCTCAAGAGCTTGCAGACTATAGAATGCCAGGTCGCTGAGCTCACTTCTCAAGATAACCACCGAGTGTTATATTGCAACGCTCGTAGTCCAGACAAGTATAGGGCTGAAGCCTTCAGCGTGGACTATGGAACCCAATTTGAGGAGTCCTTCCTATGCAAGGAGTTGCCCGAGACAGGAAATGGTTGCCAGGGCAGTGTGGTGAGTTTCACTCCAGTGCTGCAACCCTCAGAGCCGGGTCGAAGAGAAAATACAACTGCATTAAAGACCACTAAGTCATGGATGGTTTTTTCCCACCCCGCAAGCAGACACGAGCGAGTCAATCTGGGTATCTACCTCAACACTTCCCCACTGGTGAAGGGGAATTGGAAGGACCCATGGGTGCTGTATGAAGGGCCCAGTGGCTACTCGGACCTGGCCGTGTGCGAGGAGGGCCAGTCGCTGCTTTTTGGTTGCTTGTTTGAATGCGGAGTGTCCAGAGAATACGAGGAGATTGCCTTCCAACTCTTCACTGATGTTGACCTCCTGAGAAATGTAAAAGAAGGCTGA
- the LOC129326337 gene encoding sialidase-3-like, protein MAETHVGSGKVTLFRQESPDGLTYRIPALLCLSHESTFLAFAEERSTFRNVDAKFLVMRRGQKEGTSVQWGPQESLMTAMLPDHRTMNPCPVYEQESGKVFLFFNCVKNHVTEEQQITTGRNAAKLCYVFSQDGGRTWSQLTDLTDQVIGDELGNWATFAVGPGHGVQLRSGRLVIPAYAYYIHKHDSSTPPAHSIEPHCFTFYSDDGGQHWTRGHLAMRLQTTECQVAELIRQDETQVLYCNARTSQKYRAEAFSRDDGKRFEKSFLGMLSEPPQGCQGSVVSFTPSLPPSDLDLTTMLGELTPFPNIHLRLTLKTAKKWLVFSHPTSTKKCVDLGIYLNTSPLEKGTWKTPWVIYEGPSGYSDLAVCEEGQSQLFGCLFECGVTREYEEIAFKLFTNVGLLQHVRHLFL, encoded by the exons ATGGCGGAGACTCACGTTGGCTCTGGAAAGGTAACTCTATTTCGACAGGAGTCCCCGGATGGCCTCACCTACCGCATCCCAGCCCTGCTGTGCCTTTCCCACGAGTCCACTTTCCTGGCCTTTGCAGAGGAGCGCTCGACATTCAGAAATGTAGACGCCAAATTCCTGGTGATGAGACGAGGGCAGAAGGAAGGAACATCTGTCCAG TGGGGCCCTCAAGAATCTCTGATGACAGCCATGTTGCCTGATCACCGCACCATGAATCCTTGTCCAGTGTATGAGCAAGAGAGCGGCAAAGTATTCCTGTTTTTTAACTGCGTGAAGAACCACGTCACAGAAGAACAGCAAATCACAACAGGAAGGAATGCAGCCAAGCTGTGCTACGTCTTTAGCCAAGATGGTGGCCGCACCTGGAGTCAGCTGACTGATTTGACTGATCAAGTGATTGGAGATGAATTGGGAAACTGGGCCACATTTGCGGTCGGACCAGGCCATGGGGTACAATTGCGCTCCGGGCGTCTGGTGATTCCAGCATATGCTTACTACATCCACAAACACGACTCTTCCACCCCACCTGCCCATTCTATCGAGCCGCATTGCTTCACATTCTACAGCGATGATGGGGGCCAGCACTGGACCCGGGGACATCTTGCCATGAGACTCCAGACAACGGAATGCCAGGTTGCCGAGCTAATCCGCCAGGATGAAACTCAAGTGCTGTATTGCAACGCTCGAACATCACAGAAGTACCGGGCTGAGGCCTTCAGTAGGGATGATGGGAAACGATTTGAGAAATCCTTCCTAGGCATGTTGTCCGAGCCTCCCCAGGGTTGCCAAGGGAGTGTGGTGAGTTTCACCCCGTCACTGCCACCCTCAGATCTCGACCTAACAACAATGCTAGGTGAATTGACTCCTTTTCCGAATATTCATCTCAGACTGACCCTCAAGACTGCCAAGAAATGGCTGGTTTTCTCTCACCCAACAAGCACAAAGAAGTGTGTGGATTTAGGCATTTACCTGAACACGTCCCCCTTGGAGAAAGGTACCTGGAAGACCCCCTGGGTGATATACGAGGGTCCCAGTGGCTACTCAGACCTGGCCGTGTGTGAGGAGGGGCAATCACAGCTTTTCGGCTGCTTATTTGAGTGTGGAGTGACCAGAGAATATGAGGAGATTGCTTTCAAACTCTTCACCAATGTCGGGCTCCTGCAGCATGTGAGACATTTGTTCCTTTAG